One window from the genome of Nicotiana tomentosiformis chromosome 5, ASM39032v3, whole genome shotgun sequence encodes:
- the LOC138893013 gene encoding uncharacterized protein, translating to MIHCEVISKVGDLDRYLTIVYGFNTIEHMKVLWDNWRGAAVGIKKLWLVVGDFNAVMFQDDLLFGNPITYIEIKDYSKFKHEFLLTELQWRGDYYTWSNKQPGSDRIYSRLDMAFGNHEWMIAWGNLIMEYYVPFISDHAPILLTLATSSSNVKVPFKFFNVWANHEEFLKIVEDVSQQCYTTVKMKNI from the coding sequence ATGATCCATTGTGAGGTCATAAGCAAAGTAGGGGATCTTGATCGTTATCTCACCATAGTGTATGGTTTTAATACTATTGAGCACATGAAAGTACTATGGGATAATTGGAGAGGAGCAGCAGTAGGTATCAAAAAACTTTGGCTTGTGGTGGGAGACTTCAATGCAGTTATGTTTCAGGATGATCTACTGTTTGGTAATCCAATTACCTATATTGAAATTAAAGACTACTCTAAATTCAAGCATGAATTTCTCCTAACAGAACTACAATGGAGGGGAGACTACTATACCTGGTCCAATAAACAACCAGGATCAGACAGAATTTATAGTAGATTGGACATGGCCTTTGGAAATCATGAATGGATGATCGCATGGGGGAATCTAATAATGGAATATTATGTACCTTTTATATCAGATCATGCTCCTATTCTACTTACATTGGCTACTTCTAGCAGTAACGTCAAGGTACCTTTCAAATTTTTCAATGTATGGGCCAATCATGAGGAATTTCTGAAGATAGTTGAGGATGTCTCGCAACAGTGTTATACCACAGTCAAGATGAAGAACATTTGA